From the genome of Gracilinanus agilis isolate LMUSP501 chromosome 2, AgileGrace, whole genome shotgun sequence, one region includes:
- the LOC123234055 gene encoding cilia- and flagella-associated protein 77-like yields MASPEPQKSESPVLCRSLDSMRNTCLPPLQPLRRTNLKPEMENYRHGCIRDSMFCNHLILKPELGRTRRNCSVLPGCDFAYGKPNNYEENVAKTIGQWKIHSYTTPPRVVSPHDFLYLNAKAVQAGFITSAEQHIFRRNYHKTKAIKKSKPLPENFISKKHDNEPNVTVADLIQEKFRNQWIQERLLKDSLCNKKTFKFIPKVGHYETYSSKIKSYHPTIKPSPPWRIQLQKMKTVYYSAEKFLSASQERVLNDES; encoded by the exons ATGGCTTCACCCGAACCACAAAAATCTGAAAGTCCCGTCCTATGTAGAAGCCTCGACAGCATGAGGAATACCTGCCTCCCTCCCTTGCAACCTTTGCGCAGAACAAATTTAAAGCCAGAAATGGAGAACTACAGGCATGGCTGCATTAGGGATTCCATGTTTTGTAATCACCTCATCCTAAAGCCAGAATTGGGAAGAACACGAAGAAATTGCAGCGTGTTACCAGGATGTGATTTTGCGTATGGAAAGCCTAACAACTATGAAGAAAATGTGGCTAAAACAATCGGACAATGGAAAATACATTCATATACTACTCCACCGAGAGTAGTAAGCCCACATGATTTTCTTTACTTAAATGCAAAAGCTGTACAGGCTGGCTTTATTACTTCCGCAGAGCAACATATATTCAGAAGGAATTATCACAAAaccaaagcaattaaaaaaagtaaaccaTTACCAGAAAATTTTATCTCAAAAAAGCATGACAATGAGCCAAATGTCACAGTAGCTGACCTAATTCAGGAAAAGTTCAGAAATCAGTGGATACAGGAAAGATTGCTGAAAGATTCACTTTGTAATAAAAAAACATTCAAGTTCATACCCAAAGTGGGTCACTACGAAACGTATAGTTCGAAGATCAAGTCCTATCATCCAACTATCAAACCATCCCCTCCTTGGCGAAT aCAATTACAAAAAATGAAGACAGTTTATTACAGTGCAGAGAAGTTTCTATCTGCATCACAAGAAAGAGTACTAAATGATGAATCATAA